The region TTCCTGCTCTTCCACATGAGCATGAACCTGGCGGCCGTCTTCTCGGCCGAGGCCTACAACGCGATCTGCGAGTTCCTGGGCGCCAACTGGTACGCGCTGGCGGGAACGCTCGTACTGGCTGCCGGCGTGGCGGTACACTTCATCTACGCCATCATCCTCACCCTGCGCAACCGCAAGGCCCGGGGCGGCATCCGCTATGCCGAAACCGCCCAGGAAACGGGAGTCAGCTGGGCCTCGAAAAACATGTTCGTGCTGGGTCTGATCGTCATCCTGGGCCTGCTGCTCCACCTGTTCAACTTCTGGAGCAAGATGCAGCTGGTAGAAATCCTGGGTGAACACACCAACTCGCTGGGCCTCTCGCCGACCGACGGCGCCGCCCTGATCCAATACACCTTCAGCCAGTGGTACTACGCGGCCCTCTACCTCGTATGGCTCGTGGCCCTCTGGTTCCACCTCACGCACGGTTTCTGGAGCATGTTCCAGACCGTAGGCTGGAACAACCAGATATGGCTCTCGCGCACCAAATGCATCGCCAACATCGTGGCCACCGTAGTATTCCTCTGCTTCGCGCTGGTGGTGCTGGTCTTCTTTTTCCGGAGCCTGTGCCCCTACGCCTGCTAAGTAGTCCCTAACCGAAAAACAAAAACACAAGATATGGCAACGTTAGATTCGAAAATTCCTGCCGGCCCGCTGGCCGAGAAATGGAGCAAGCATAAGGCCGAGATCAAGGTGGTCAGCCCCGCCAACAAACGGAAACTGGACATCATCGTCATCGGTACGGGCCTGGGCGGCGCATCGGCGGCCGCTTCGCTGGGCGAACTGGGTTATAACGTGAAGGTGTTCTGCATCTCCGACTCGCCCCGCCGCGCCCATTCGATCGCCGCACAGGGCGGCATCAATGCGGCCAAGAACTACCAGAACGACAACGACTCGGTGTTCCGCCTCTTCTACGACACGATCAAGGGCGGCGACTACCGCGCCCGCGAAGCCAACGTCTACCGTCTGGCCGAAGTATCCAACTCGATCATCGACCAGTGTGTGGCCCAGGGCGTTCCTTTCGCCCGCGAGTACGGCGGTCTGCTCGACAACCGCTCCTTCGGCGGTGCGCAGGTATCGCGCACCTTCTACGCCCGCGGCCAGACGGGACAGCAGCTGCTGCTGGGCGCCTATGCGGCCCTCAACCGTCAGATCGCCAAAGGCTCGGTAAAGAGCTTCCCGCGCCACGAGATGCTGGAGCTGGTGATCGTGGACGGCAAGGCCCGCGGCATCATCACCCGCAACCTGGTGACGGGCCAGATCGAGCGTTTCGGCGCGCACGCCGTAGTGCTCGCTTCGGGCGGCTATGGAAACGCCTTCTTCCTCTCGACCAATGCCATGAACTCGAACGGTTCGGCCGCATGGCAGTGCTACAAGAAGGGGGCATTCTTCGCCAATCCCTGCTTCACGCAGATCCACCCCACTTGTATCCCCGTACACGGCGACCAGCAGTCGAAACTGACGCTGATGTCCGAGTCGCTGCGCAACGACGGCCGCATCTGGGTTCCCAAGAAGAAAGAGGACGTGGAGGCACTCCGCGCCAAGAAGAAAAAACCGTCGGACATCGCCGAAGAGGACCGCGACTACTACCTGGAGCGCCGCTACCCGGCCTTCGGTAACCTCGTGCCGCGCGACGTGGCTTCGCGCGCCGCCAAAGAGCGCTGCGACGCCGGATTCGGCGTGAACGAAACGGGCCTGGCCGTCTTCCTCGACTTCAAGACCGCCATCGAGCGGCTGGGCGAGGAGGTGATCCGCCAGCGCTACGGCAACCTCTTCCAGATGTACGAGAAGATCACCGACGTGAACCCGTACCACGAGCCGATGATGATCTATCCGGCCGTACACTACACGATGGGCGGCATCTGGGTGGACTACAACCTGATGACCACGATCCCCGGCCTCTACGCCATCGGCGAGGCCAACTTCTCCGACCACGGCGCCAACCGCCTCGGTGCATCGGCCCTGATGCAGGGTCTGGCCGACGGTTACTTCGTGCTGCCCTACACGATCGGCGACTACCTCTCGCACGAAATCCAGTCCCCGAAAGTGGACGTGACCACCAAGGAGTTCGACGAGGCCGAGCAGTCGGCGAAAGCCCGGATCGAGAAGCTCTTCTCGATCAAGGGCAAGCAGACCGTGGACGAAATCCACAAGAAGCTGGGCCACATCATGTGGGAGAACGTGGGTATGGCCCGCACGAAAGAGAGCCTCGAAAAGGCCATCGCGGAGATCCGGAAACTCCGTCAGGAGTTCTGGGCCGACGTGAAGGTGCCGGGCACGGCCGCCGAGTTCAACCAGGAGCTGGAAAAGGCGCTCCGCGTGGCCGACTTCCTCGAACTGGGCGAACTGATGGCCCGCGACGGTCTGAACCGCAACGAATCGTGCGGAGGACACTTCCGCGTGGAGTACCAGACCCCCGAGGGCGAGGCGCTGCGCGACGACGAGCACTACGCCTACGCCGCCGTGTGGGAATACACGGGCAAGGAGACCGAACCGGTGCTGCACAAGGAAGCGCTCAACTTCGAGGCCGTACATCTGGCCCAGCGCAACTACAAGGACTAAGGCGAGGGAGCGAACAATCAAAAACGTGTAAAATCAAGAGATCATGAATCTGAAATTGAAAATATGGCGCCAGAAGGACGCCAAATCCAAAGGAGGCTTCGAAACCTATCACGTGGAGAACATCTCGCCCGACACCTCGTTCCTGGAGATGCTCGACATCCTCAACAACAACCTGATCCACGAGGGCAAGGAGCCGGTGGTCTTCGACCATGACTGCCGCGAAGGCATCTGCGGCATGTGTTCGCTGCACATCAACGGCCATGCCCACGGGCCCGACGAAGACATCACCACCTGCCAGCTCCACATGCGCAAGTTCCACGACGGGGAGACCATCACCATCGAACCGTGGCGTTCGGCCGCCTTCCCGGTCATCAAGGACCTGGCCGTGGACCGCAGCGCATTCGACAAGATTCTGCAGGCCGGAGGATTCGTTTCGGTCAACACGGGCGGCGTGCCCGACGCCAACGCGATTCCCATCCCCAAGAAGGACGCCGACGAGAGCATGGACGCCGCCGCCTGCATCGGCTGCGGAGCCTGCGTGGCCACCTGCAAGAACGGCTCGGCCATGCTGTTCGTGGCCGCCCGCGTATCGTCGCTGGCCAAGCTGCCCCAGGGCCGCGTGGAAGGCGCCCGCCGCGCCAAGGCGATGGTTGCCAAGATGGACGAACTGGGCTTCGGCAACTGTACCAACACCGGAGCCTGCGAGGCCGAGTGTCCGAAAGGCATCTCGATCGCCCATATCGCCCGCCTCAACCGGGAGTTCCTGTCGGCCAAACTGAAAGACTAAAGGAATCGTCTTCCGCATACGGAAAAAGGGCGTCTCGGACGCCCTTTTTCTTTTGCCCGGACCCGCACCCCGGCCGTTCCCTCACTCCGGAGAAAGGGGAGATTCCGACGAAAGCTACCGGATTCCGGCGAAAATCATTACCTTTACCGAACCGAAAACCGCAACGATGGATACACTGCTCATCATACTGGCCGTACTATGTGCCGTAACGGGCATCGCAGGCAGCATTCTGCCCGTACTCCCGGGGCCTCCGGTCAGCTACGTGGGACTGCTGCTCGTGCACTGGGCCGGACGCGGGGAGTTCTCCACGCAGTTCCTGCTCACCTGGCTGGTCGTAACGGCCGCCGTGACACTGATCGACTACCTGATCCCGCCCTACCTGACGCGCCTTACGGGCGGATCGAAAGCGGCCGCCCGCTGGTCGCTGGCCGGCATGCTGGCGGGAATTTTCATCGTCCCGCCCGTGGGGATGATCGGGGGCATGTTCCTCGGGGCCCTGCTCGGCGAACTG is a window of Gallalistipes aquisgranensis DNA encoding:
- a CDS encoding fumarate reductase/succinate dehydrogenase flavoprotein subunit, which encodes MATLDSKIPAGPLAEKWSKHKAEIKVVSPANKRKLDIIVIGTGLGGASAAASLGELGYNVKVFCISDSPRRAHSIAAQGGINAAKNYQNDNDSVFRLFYDTIKGGDYRAREANVYRLAEVSNSIIDQCVAQGVPFAREYGGLLDNRSFGGAQVSRTFYARGQTGQQLLLGAYAALNRQIAKGSVKSFPRHEMLELVIVDGKARGIITRNLVTGQIERFGAHAVVLASGGYGNAFFLSTNAMNSNGSAAWQCYKKGAFFANPCFTQIHPTCIPVHGDQQSKLTLMSESLRNDGRIWVPKKKEDVEALRAKKKKPSDIAEEDRDYYLERRYPAFGNLVPRDVASRAAKERCDAGFGVNETGLAVFLDFKTAIERLGEEVIRQRYGNLFQMYEKITDVNPYHEPMMIYPAVHYTMGGIWVDYNLMTTIPGLYAIGEANFSDHGANRLGASALMQGLADGYFVLPYTIGDYLSHEIQSPKVDVTTKEFDEAEQSAKARIEKLFSIKGKQTVDEIHKKLGHIMWENVGMARTKESLEKAIAEIRKLRQEFWADVKVPGTAAEFNQELEKALRVADFLELGELMARDGLNRNESCGGHFRVEYQTPEGEALRDDEHYAYAAVWEYTGKETEPVLHKEALNFEAVHLAQRNYKD
- a CDS encoding DUF456 domain-containing protein, giving the protein MDTLLIILAVLCAVTGIAGSILPVLPGPPVSYVGLLLVHWAGRGEFSTQFLLTWLVVTAAVTLIDYLIPPYLTRLTGGSKAAARWSLAGMLAGIFIVPPVGMIGGMFLGALLGELYSHRAENRDLWKALKVAFGSLLGFVLGTGIKLVSAGFMFYYVIAALW
- a CDS encoding succinate dehydrogenase/fumarate reductase cytochrome b subunit, which codes for MSNLFTSSIGRKLIMSVSGAFLVLFLLFHMSMNLAAVFSAEAYNAICEFLGANWYALAGTLVLAAGVAVHFIYAIILTLRNRKARGGIRYAETAQETGVSWASKNMFVLGLIVILGLLLHLFNFWSKMQLVEILGEHTNSLGLSPTDGAALIQYTFSQWYYAALYLVWLVALWFHLTHGFWSMFQTVGWNNQIWLSRTKCIANIVATVVFLCFALVVLVFFFRSLCPYAC
- a CDS encoding succinate dehydrogenase/fumarate reductase iron-sulfur subunit — its product is MNLKLKIWRQKDAKSKGGFETYHVENISPDTSFLEMLDILNNNLIHEGKEPVVFDHDCREGICGMCSLHINGHAHGPDEDITTCQLHMRKFHDGETITIEPWRSAAFPVIKDLAVDRSAFDKILQAGGFVSVNTGGVPDANAIPIPKKDADESMDAAACIGCGACVATCKNGSAMLFVAARVSSLAKLPQGRVEGARRAKAMVAKMDELGFGNCTNTGACEAECPKGISIAHIARLNREFLSAKLKD